One part of the Sulfolobus tengchongensis genome encodes these proteins:
- a CDS encoding (Fe-S)-binding protein has product MISEEQLNFIRKNLVKYLMEDYLPFPVNKSVCYEWANGLNIKKGGETILYTGCAYQLAELGKKFDEILPSLSRFKGVERFSSFLKVFYKPKDERSNKILRNIAMILKKTQDFGYLYDEEPYSGTILLEMGMIEEFKEYAKKLVDFFSSHNVKKIITVDPHTHYTLFRIKEMISWNVEIVNYFEVLRGVKIRGEGTYVFHDSCLYSRFLGMRDIIRDIIKNSGIILKEDEMVTGKETSMCCGGPLAPVNKEISDKIAKSRAEALKSVNSKVLLACPFCYANLSPYVEAYDFAEVIKGE; this is encoded by the coding sequence ATGATAAGTGAGGAACAACTTAATTTCATTAGAAAAAACTTAGTGAAGTATTTAATGGAGGACTATCTTCCCTTCCCGGTAAATAAAAGTGTCTGTTATGAGTGGGCTAACGGGTTAAATATTAAGAAAGGAGGTGAGACTATCCTTTACACTGGTTGTGCATATCAGTTGGCGGAATTAGGTAAGAAATTCGATGAAATATTACCTTCCTTATCTAGGTTTAAAGGTGTAGAAAGATTTTCCTCTTTCTTGAAGGTTTTTTATAAACCCAAAGATGAACGTTCCAATAAAATTTTGAGGAATATTGCTATGATACTTAAAAAGACCCAAGATTTTGGCTACTTATATGATGAAGAACCATATAGTGGTACAATTCTATTGGAAATGGGGATGATAGAGGAATTCAAAGAGTACGCTAAAAAGCTAGTCGATTTCTTCTCCTCACATAATGTAAAAAAGATAATAACAGTGGATCCACATACTCACTATACTTTATTTAGAATTAAGGAGATGATCTCTTGGAATGTAGAAATTGTAAATTATTTTGAAGTACTAAGGGGTGTTAAAATAAGAGGGGAAGGAACTTATGTATTTCATGATTCTTGCTTATATTCAAGATTTCTAGGGATGAGAGATATAATTAGGGATATTATTAAGAATTCTGGGATAATACTAAAGGAGGATGAGATGGTTACAGGCAAGGAAACTTCAATGTGTTGCGGTGGACCATTAGCACCAGTGAATAAGGAGATAAGTGATAAGATAGCTAAAAGTAGGGCTGAGGCATTAAAGAGTGTTAACAGTAAAGTCCTCTTAGCTTGTCCATTTTGCTATGCTAATCTTTCCCCTTATGTAGAGGCTTATGATTTTGCAGAGGTGATTAAAGGTGAGTGA
- a CDS encoding ATP-binding protein, which translates to MIFVNMIFIDRERELESLRQRLNSPNFELIIIYGRRRIGKTTLILKATENTENSIYYLATEGNNLQKFKEISRKKFPEIEYIKEDWEALFNFLKDKVIIIDEFPYMIEEDKTIISTFQRIVDNILKNSKTKLVLLGSSISIMENALSYKSPLYGRRTASMKIKELKFKDLKYYNLSIEEAIKIYGFAGGVPFYLNKVRTPFYNWINEELKKPDSFIKDEIDFLLRYEFKDISTYKEILFAISLGKNTLGEIKDFVKVKGDISSYLKKLERIELISREVPVTEGIRSKRGRYIIVDNFTNFWFRFIYPNLSLIEEGKYEIDEKEYNEYLGLVFEKICREYIKDKYNVKKIGKQWWKDIEIDILALGDMKIAGECKWSENVNPVKILSNLEEKLKKLDISVDKYIIFARSFSNNEKIDKAEFIDIKNIRKWFFS; encoded by the coding sequence ATGATATTTGTGAATATGATATTTATAGATAGGGAAAGGGAATTGGAAAGTTTACGTCAAAGACTTAATTCACCAAACTTTGAACTCATAATCATCTATGGTCGTAGAAGAATAGGTAAAACTACATTAATATTGAAAGCAACAGAAAATACCGAAAATTCCATTTACTATCTAGCTACTGAAGGAAACAATCTTCAAAAATTTAAGGAAATCAGCAGAAAGAAATTCCCAGAGATAGAATATATTAAAGAAGATTGGGAAGCGTTATTCAATTTCCTAAAGGATAAAGTAATAATCATAGATGAGTTTCCCTACATGATAGAAGAGGACAAAACAATAATATCAACATTCCAAAGAATAGTAGATAACATACTTAAAAATAGTAAAACGAAGCTAGTCCTACTGGGCTCATCAATTTCCATTATGGAAAACGCACTATCATACAAAAGCCCCCTATACGGAAGGAGAACAGCATCGATGAAAATAAAGGAATTGAAATTCAAAGATTTAAAATACTATAATCTGTCAATAGAGGAGGCTATAAAGATTTACGGGTTTGCTGGTGGCGTTCCCTTTTATCTAAATAAAGTGAGAACACCATTTTACAACTGGATTAATGAAGAATTAAAAAAACCTGACTCTTTCATAAAGGACGAAATAGATTTCCTTCTAAGATATGAATTTAAAGACATCTCAACATATAAGGAAATACTATTTGCAATATCATTAGGAAAAAACACCCTAGGTGAAATAAAGGATTTCGTGAAAGTTAAAGGCGATATAAGTTCCTACTTGAAAAAACTAGAAAGAATTGAATTAATTTCAAGAGAAGTTCCAGTTACAGAAGGAATAAGATCCAAGAGGGGAAGATATATCATAGTGGATAACTTTACAAATTTCTGGTTTAGATTCATTTATCCCAACTTAAGTTTAATAGAAGAAGGTAAATATGAAATAGATGAAAAAGAATACAATGAGTATTTAGGTCTTGTCTTTGAAAAGATTTGCAGAGAGTACATCAAAGATAAATATAACGTTAAGAAGATAGGTAAACAATGGTGGAAAGATATAGAAATAGACATACTTGCATTGGGTGACATGAAAATTGCTGGAGAATGTAAATGGAGTGAAAACGTAAATCCCGTCAAAATATTAAGCAATTTAGAGGAGAAATTAAAAAAGCTAGATATTTCCGTAGATAAATATATCATCTTTGCTAGAAGTTTTTCAAATAATGAAAAAATAGATAAAGCTGAGTTTATAGATATAAAAAATATAAGAAAATGGTTCTTTTCCTAA
- a CDS encoding MBL fold metallo-hydrolase — MIVKNFITGPLATNTYLVISQNEAIIIDAGGDMNEVINEIRKNKLSLKYIIATHGHFDHIMGVNQLKNEFPSTKFLINEKDLGLLKRASSMASTFLNLSISDIVSPDEYIREGDVIKIGENSLKVIETPGHTMGSICVLTNGYIFTGDTLFYGTVGRTDLGGSEKLLRESLERLKQLQDELIVYPGHGPFTILGYEKVKNPFLTIDILP, encoded by the coding sequence ATGATTGTGAAAAACTTCATAACTGGACCTCTAGCTACTAACACATATTTAGTAATATCACAAAATGAGGCTATAATAATTGATGCAGGAGGAGATATGAATGAAGTTATCAATGAAATACGAAAGAACAAACTATCATTAAAATACATTATAGCTACTCATGGACACTTTGATCACATTATGGGAGTTAACCAACTAAAGAATGAATTTCCCTCTACTAAATTCTTAATTAATGAAAAGGATTTAGGGTTATTAAAAAGAGCTAGCAGTATGGCATCAACATTCCTAAACCTATCAATATCAGATATAGTGAGTCCAGATGAATACATAAGGGAGGGAGATGTAATAAAAATTGGTGAAAATAGTTTAAAGGTAATTGAAACCCCCGGACATACGATGGGGAGCATTTGCGTTCTTACTAATGGTTACATATTTACTGGAGATACTTTATTTTACGGTACTGTGGGCAGGACTGATTTAGGTGGATCTGAGAAGTTATTAAGAGAAAGCTTGGAAAGACTAAAACAACTACAAGATGAACTCATAGTCTATCCCGGTCACGGTCCATTTACAATCCTGGGTTATGAAAAAGTTAAAAATCCGTTCTTGACAATTGATATTCTTCCATAA